The window GCAGCTTGCAGAAGTGGTGCTCTCATTCTGTGCTTACTTATTGACAAGCATCTTTGGGATGGTGGTTATGCTTAAACAGATGTCAGCAAAGgaaagatttgaaagaaagtAATACATGGGTGTGCAGAGGTGGGAATCAGAGATGACAGCCAGGATGCCAAGCAGGTTTCCAAGAACAGTGACCATGTATATGGACAGGAACAGTGAAGAGGATAAGCTGGAGTTCAGGATCTTCTGCCatttccaggagaaggaaatctgAAACTTCTGTTTGATTTCCTGATTCCTTGTTATGAAGAAATCGGATGGAAAATATCAGGTGgagaaacaataaaatttataatctATGGGCTAGCTGCAGCATTAAAATTACTTTGGAACTTTTTCAAAATAACCATTCTTGGGCCCTGTTCCTGATTCCCTGATGACAAACACTAGAAATAAGGACtaacaattaacatttttaataaggTCTCTATATGATTCTGCCAAACAATGAATTTTGAAAGCCACTTCTCTAGAAAAACACTCATCTATATaatgaacccaagaaaataattgAATCTTCTCTTCTGCCTATTTCTCCCTCCACTTACTTTATTAGCCAAAATATTTTGTTAAGCACTGATAACCTCACACACTGTGGCAAGTGCTGagagtaaaataaagaaatgtgtttgttagccatctgtatgtcttctttggagaaatgtctatttagttctttggcccaatttttgattgcgtcatttatttttctggaattgagctgtaggagttgcttgtatatttttgagagtagttgtttgtcagttgcttcatttgctattattttctcccattctgaaggctgtcttttcaccttgcttatagtttcctttgttgtgtagaaacttttaagtttaattaggtcccatttgtttatttttgcttttatttccaatattctgggaggtggttcatagaggatcctgctgtgatgtatgtcggagagtgttttgcctatgttctcctctaggagttttatattttctggtcttccatttagatctttaatccattttcagtttatttttgtgtatggtgttagaaagtgttctagtttcattcttctacaagttGCCCAGCTTTCCcatcaccacttgttaaagagattgtctttaatccattgtatattcttgcctcctttgtcaaagataaggtgtccataggtgtgtggatttatctctggactttctattttgttccattgatctatatttctgtctttgttccagtaccatactgtcttgatggctctggctttgtagtagagcctgaagtcaggcaggttgatttctccagttccattcttctttctcaagattgctttggctatttgaggttttttgtgtttccatacaaattgtgaaattatttgttctagctctgtgaagaataccgttggtagcttgatagggattgctttgaatctataaattgctttgggtagtatactgattttcactatattgattcttccgatccatgaacatggtatatttctccatctattattgtcctctttgatttctttcaccagtgttttatagttttctatatatagatctttagtttctttaggtagatatattcctaagtattttattctttttgttgcaatggtgaatggaattgtttccttaatttctcttcctattttctcattattagtgtataggaatgcaagggatttctgtgtgtttatttatattgtacaactttactatattcattgattagctctagtaattttctggtggagtctttagggttttctatgtagaggatcatgtcatctgcaaacagtgagagttttacttcttctgggccaaagaactaaatagacatttctccaaagatgacatacagatggctaacaaacacatgaaaagatgctcatcatcactcattatcagagaaatgcaaatcaaaaccacaatgaggtatcatttcatgccagtcagaatggctggatccaaaagtctacagcaataaatgctggagagggtgtggaaaaaagggaaccctcttacactgttggtgggaatgcaaactagtacagccactatggagaacagtgtggagattcctttaaaaactggaaatagaactgccttatgacctagaaatcccactgctgggcatacacaccaaggaaaccagaattgaaagagacacatgtaccccaatattcaccacagcactgtttataatagccaggacatggaagcaacctagatgtccatcagcagatgaatggataagaaagctgtggtacatatacacaatggagtattactcagatattaaaaaagaatacatttgaatcagttctaatgaggtggatgaaactggagcctattatacagagtgaagtaagccagaaagaaaaacaccaatacagtatactaacacatatatatggaatttagaaagatggtaacgataaccctgtatgtgagacagcaaaagagacacagatgtatagaacagtcttttggactctgtgggagagggagagggtggggtgatttggaagaataacattgaaacatgtataatatcatatatgaaacgagttgccagtccaggtttgatgcatgatactggatgcttggggctggtgcactgagatgacccagagggaggatacagggagggaggcgggaggggggtttgggatggggaacatgtgtatacctgtggcagattcatgttgatgtatggcaaaaccaatacaatattataaagtaattaacctccaattaaaataaataaatttatattaaaaaaaaagaaatgtgtgtgctcaatcatgtctgatccctcgagacctcatgaactgtagcccgccaggctcttctctccatggaattctccaggcaagactactgagtgggtagacattcccttctccaggggatcttcccaacccagggatcaaatccacatttccagcatctcctgtgttgaaaggcagattctttatcactgcaccacctgcaaagccccTAAAATGAAGAAGACATTGCTGCATTTCTTCTTAATTATTATACAActtcaaacaaaaagaaatataagaataaaattacaaattctgtttatttattcataattatgaataaaattatgaAGGAATTTCATCCCTTAAGCTGGTAACtggcatatgattttttttttaaaagctgagtatgagtgaaaggaaaaaactgaatACATAGGCTCCTAAAACATCCAGATGAAAATAGCAATAATTTGCTAGTATTTAGAAGATAACAAGAATACTACAAGATAACACTAAATGTCAAACATCCTAGAAGGAGTGTCCCTGTAAGCAGAGGTTCTCCCTCTCCTAGTTAGTTAGTTATTGTTagtggcttagtcatgtctgactctttgtgaccccatggactgtagtcctccaggcttctcagtccatggaattctccaggcaagaatactgagtggataGCCATATACTTTCTTCAGGGATCTTGAGAGCCCAggttctcctacactgcaggcagaatctgagtcaccagggaaggcctctcagtctctgggggtgggggccacGGGGGTTGGGGAGGCAGACAAATGTGGTCTTGACAGCCCTTATTGCTTGGAAGAGTACTTAGACTCAGAACTCTGAAATTAGTGGAGTTAATTAATTAATGGAGTTAATTAATGGACTCAGACTCTACTACTTGTTTTATGAAAACAGAAACTTGTCCAACTAAATGAGTAACCTAGTATCCTCATTGAGTAATGGGAAtgtttcctcttgagaaatctgtatgcaggtcaagaagcaacagttagaaccggacatggaacaacgaactggttccaaattggaaaaggagtacatcaagactgtatattgtcaccctgcttatttaattttcatgcagaatatatcatgagaaatgctgggctggatgaaacacaagctggaatcaggtttgctgggagaagtatcaataacctcagttatgcagatgacaccacccttatggcaggaagagaaacggaactaaagagccttttgatgaaagtgaaagaggagagtgaaaaacctggcttaaaactcagcattcaaaaaaggaagatcatggcatccagtcccataacttcatggcaaatagatggcgaaataatggaaacagttcagttcacttcagttcagtcactcaaatcatgtccaactctttgcaaccacatggactacagcacaccaggcttccctatccatcaccaactcctggagacttctcaaactcaagtccattgagtcagtgatgccatccaaccatcccatcctctgtcatcccgttgtTGTCCTGCCTTcagtcgttcccagcatcagggtcttttccaatgagtcagttcttcacatcaagtggccaaaccattggagattcagcttcagcatcagtctttccaatgaatattcaggactgaattcctttaggattgagtagttgaatctccttgcagtccaagggactctcaagagtcttctccaacactacagttcaaaagtgtcaattatttgttgctcagctttctttataatccaactctcacatccatacatgactactggaaaaaccatagctttgactagatggacctttgttggcaaagtaatgtctctgttttttaacatgctatctatgtttgtcatagcttttcttccaaagagcaagcatcttttaatttcatggctgcagtcaccatctgcagtgatttgggagccccccaaaataacgtctctcactgtttccattgtttccccatctatttgccatgaagtgatgggacaggatgccatgatcttccttttttgaatgttcagttttaagccagctttttcactctcctctttcactttcatcaagagactcttttagttcttcttcactttctgccatctgcgtgtctgaggttattgttatttctccaggcaatcttgattccagcttgtgcttcaaccagcctggcattttgcatgatgtactctgcatataagttaaataagcagggtgacagtatacagccttgacatacttcttgcCCTATTTgcagccagtctgttgttccatgtccagttttaactgttgcttcttgacctgcatacagatttctcagaaggcaggtaaggaggtctggtattcccatctctttcagaattttccacagtttgtggtgattcacacagtcaaaggctttggcatagtcaataaagcagaagtatatgtttttttctggagctttcttgattttttgatgatacaacagatgttgacaatttgatctctggttccactgccttttctaaatacagcttaaacatctggaagttcatggttcacatactgttgaagactcacttggagaattttgagcattactttgctagtgtgtgagatgagtgcaattgtgaggtagtttgaacattcttggcattgcctttctttgggattggaatgaaaaccggctttttccagtcctgtgaccactgctgagttttccagatttgctggcatattgagtgcagcactttaacagcatcatctttcaagatttgacatagctcaactggaattccatcacctccagtagctttgtttgtagtgatgcttcctatgactttgcattccaggatgtctggctctagatgagtgatcacaccattgtggtttctgggtcatgaagatcttttttgtatagttcttctgtgtattcttgccacctcttcttaatagcttctgtttctgttagtcCCACActgtttcttcctttattgtgcccatctttgcatgaaatgttccctttgtatctttaattttcttgaagagatctcccattctattgttttcctctatttctttgcactgatcattgaggaaggctttcttatctctccttgctattctttggaaatctgcatttaaatgggtatacctttccttttctcctttgcctttagcttctcttcttttctcagctatttgtaagacctcctcagaaacagtgacagactttattttcttgggctccaaaatcactgcaaatggtgacttcagccatgaaatttaaagatgtttactccttggaagaaaagctatgaccaacctagacagcatattaaaaagcagagacattactctgctgacagaggtctgtataATCTAAACTATgctttttccactagtcatgtatagatgtgagagttgtaccataaagaaagctgagcactgaagaattgacgcttttgaactgtggtgttggagaagactcttgagagtcccttggactgcagggagatcaagccagtcagttctaaaggaaatcaacccttaatattcattggaaggactgatgctgaaaattgaagctccagtactttggccacctgatgcaaagaatcaatgactcattagaaaagaccctgatgctgggaaaggttgaaggcaggacaagaaggagatgacagaggatgagatggttggatgacatcaccgactcaatggacatgcgtttgagcaagctccaggagttggtgatggacagggaagcctgatgtgctgcagtacacagggtcgcaaagagtctgacatgaatgactgaactgagcttttctagcatcagggtcttttccaatgagttgactgtttgtatcaggtggccaaagtgttggagcttcagcatccatccttccaaggagtactcagggttgatttcctttaggatacactggtttgatctccttgcagtccaaaggtctctcaagagtcttctccagcaccacaaatcaaaagcttCAATCTTTccatactcagccttctttataatccaagtttcacatctgtacaagactactggaaagaccataggtttgactatgtggaattttgtcagcaaagtgatgtctttgctttttattatgctgtctaggtttgtcatagctttccctccaagaagcaagtgtattttaatttaatttcattcataTACTGATATCCTAATATTTAGAATATGACTGTATTTGAGATAAGATCTTTGAAGAGGTAATTTGGTTAAAATGGAATCATTAAGGTGAACCTTAATCCAATGAGAGATTTGCATACATGCATACAGAGGAAAGACCACATGAAGAGAATATGGCCAGCTACAAGCCAAGAAAAATGGCCTCAAAAGAAACCAGTCTTGCTGACACCTTCATCTAGGCTTccaatctccagaactgtgacaaTAACTTTGTtattaagccacccagtctgtgctaCTCTGCTATGGCAGCACTAgcttcctgggggctcagatggtaaagaatgcctgggagacctgggttcagtccctggattgggaagaccccctggagaagggcatggcaacccactccagtatttttgcctggagaattcccatagacagaggagcctggtgggctgcagtccatggggtcacaaagagtcagacatgactaagtgactaagcacacagcacagcaaacTAATACATTGTACAGACCCCTTCACCACCAGCACAAGATTTAAAGTAAACATCTGAACATTTTATAGCACCCATGTTTGTGAGGGGGAGGATTTCTACTCAGGAGAAAAATGGGTCCTGCCATTATAGAGAGAGTGTATGATCCCAGTGGAAAAAGTCCTTGGTGAGAATTCATACAAACATATATGTGAACATGTCAAAAACAGAGTCAGAGTTTGTTGGGGGTCACGAGGGTCTTGGTTTTAATCTTATGTCTCTCCTCACTGCTTCTACTGTAAGAAATTATAGTGTAACAATATTAAAGAGACTTTGTGTTACCTGGCTGACATCACTGAAGTATGGTGCTTGATATATCTCCCATGGATCTTGAAGGCAGATCTGTCCTTAGAAGGACCAGACAAACTGATTGAGGCAACGGGCTCCAGGTCAAGAAAGATCATCTCTGGAAGGAGGTTCACGTGTCCTTCTTCCTTACTGAGCAAGGACTGTTGAGTGAGGTGGTCACAGGGAGACTCTTGCAATCTCTGCATCCCTGGGGATCAATAACTAAAGCTCCTCATTAGACAAGCTATTTTAGTGTCATGCTGATCCCTGGACCTTCCAGATCAAGACTCTAGAATGGATGAGTTCACGATGGCCAATGTCTGACCCTCTGAGGCAAGGTAGCTGCACACCATCTACTTCTTTCCACTTCTGTTTGGACAGCTTTGTTTCAATCAACATAGGTAGTTAATTCCTTTTCAGAGTTCATATCCACCTTTTCCAATTTTGCCACAATAATTTCAttgtatatttcctttttcttagtttattgagaaataattaacACACATCATTGCATAAGTTTGAGGTATACAGCAGAtaatttgatttacatatattatgaaGTGATTATCACAACAAGTTCAGCTAACAGTCATAATCAAGAGAtacaataaaaagacagaaaaaagaaggaaaatacattttcttacttTCAAGATTAACTACTTTCCTATATATCGTACGTCAGTGTTAACTGtgtcatcatgttgtacattgcaCCCCTagtgtttatttatcttttctgagGTGTAAATGATTTACATTATTagattagtttcagatgtacaatgtagtcattcaaaatttttataaattaatctgcatttaaagttattatatattttatgggGGTatgtgttgtgttggtttctgctgtacaatgaagtgaattatCAAATATTGGCTACATTTACAATACAATACATCCCTGTagctaatttattttatacatagtagtttgtaccttttaagcCCTTGCCAATTTCTTGCCTCTCCTACCTTCTTCTTCCCACTAGTAACAACTGGGTGGTTCtcaatatctgtgagtctgtttaatTTTGTTACATCCActcatgcattttattttttagatttcacatgtaagtgatagcatactttatttgtctttctctctgtgaCTAATTTCACTATTATAGTAACCCCCAAGTCCATTCATGCTGtagcaaatggcaatatttcattcctgtctatggctgagtaatattgcatatatatatatgcaatatatatacatacaatatatattgcatgtatatatacatgcaatatatatacatgaaagtgTGAaattgttagtctctcagttgtgtctgactctttgtgaccccatgcactgtagctcaccatgtgcctctgttcatgggatttcccaggcaagaatactggagtgggttgccatttccttctccaggggatcttcctgacccagggattgaacctgggtctcctttattgcaggagttttcttatatgtattatttatatataactcatttatatacatatattcaattaCCCATtacatattcttgcctcttttgttggATATCAATGATCCACATATGATCTATGCTACAGAATGTCCATgcacacttgaaaaaaatgtatattctgccACTTACAAATGGAATATTCTACATATATCTATTAACTATTATTTTGCCTCGTTCTATAAACACAAGGCTAAGGTAGATGGCACAACCACAGAAAAGAAGATGTCCCATTGATGAGTTTTCTCAAGGCTCCCTTCATGTCCCTGTTTCTCAGGCTGTAGATAAAAGGGTTCATCATCTGAGAAACCACAATGTACATAACTGAAGCCACTGCAGTCTTCCTGGATGAGCCAGTCAGGATAGAACTTATATAAACTCCAAAACCTGTCCCATAGAataaggaaacaactgacaagtGAGACCCACAGGTggaaaaagctttcagctttgCACCCGCTGATGGCATTCTCAAAACAGAGGAGACAATTTGAGTATAAGAGAAAATGATGCCAGAGAGGGGAACGACACCAAATATGCTACCCACCAAATATAACAAAAGGTCATTGATGTGGGTATCAGAACATGTTAGCTTGACAACCTGAGCAAGTTCACAGAAAAAGTGAGGGATTTCCAGGTTCTTACAAAAGGACAGCCGCAATGCTGTCAGACTGAGGAGCAGAGCATTCAGAATGCTTAGCAACAGTGAGAATATAATCAGCAGGCCACAGGTTTGTGGGTTCATGATAATTGAGTATCTTAAAGGGTGACAAATGGCCACATAACGGTCATAAGCCATGACAGTAAGGAGAAAATTTTCCAGAAAGGCAAAAACCATGACGAAGCACATCTGGGTGAGGCAGCCTGAATATGTGATGCTCTGATTTTGTGCTTGGATGTTGACCAGCATTTTGGGGATCGTGGCTGTGCTCATGCAGATGTCAGTAAAGGacaggttggagaggaagaagtacatgggggtgtggatgTGGGGGTCACAGCTGACAGCCAGGATGATGAGCAGGTTTCCCAGGAGAGTGATCAGGTACATGGACAGAAACAGGAAGATGTGGAGCTGTAGTTCTGGATCATCTGTCAATCCCAGGAGATAAAAATTGGAAACAtctgtttgatttctggtttccatATTGTTGATGAATCTGAAGGAAAAAtggagtgaaaataaaataaaatgaagggtcCCCAGgtgagcagcagcagcccttgggAACTGATTAGAACTGCAAATTCTTGGTATCACTGTAGGTTTACTGCTGATAAACTCTAGGGGCAAGGGCCAGAAATTCAAGTTTCAACAAACCCACCAGATGAATTTGATATATGATAAAGTTTGAAAAAACAGTGCTTAAATTtgaacataaagaaataaaattttatgtatattgtaAATCCAAGAGATCATTTAAATATTTCCCTTTGCTAATTTTCCCCTCCATCATCACATTTCACACtttgttgacttttatttttattgatcaccaacagccctgggatttctttggaaggaatgatgctaaggctgaaactccagtactttggccacttcatgcgaagagttgactcattggaaaagactctgatgctgggagggattgggggaaggaggagaaggggacgacagaggatgagatggctggattgcatcaccgactcgatggacgtaagtctgagtgaactccaggagttggtgatggacagggaggcctggtgtgctgcgattcatgggttcacaaagagtcggacactactgagtgactgaactgaactgaactgaacactttttCACACCTTGTGCCAAATGCTGAGactgaaataaagaataaaatgtgaCATTTCCTTCAGAATCATTTCTTGCCTCAAACACGCAGAAAGATGAGAATGCATATATCTAATCTGTCTTGTGGAGTGTGGTGCCCGAACTTAACATACCTCAAAATGACTTGAGGGGCTTATCAGATTATAGATGGGTTATCAGATCTAAGTTACATTTATCATATCTGAGTTATAATATATCTCTATTCATCCATGCGAACACTTAGGTAAGATGAGGTTATATCAAGGTTATGAAATACACAGTGGATAGAAAATATTAAGTCTGAGCTCAGATCTTCTCACCACTGAGTTGACTCTGGATAGTATAGAATTAGCATTCCCAAACCAACACTCAGATTTTATAATTTCCCTTTAACAGTTTAATATTTTCATCTTGAAAACATGCCAGATCTTTTCTCCTGCCTATAATATATGTTCGTCTCTACCCATGAAGTATTGTGTAACAGGTCACGGCATCTATACAGGTATATGCTCTGCACCTGAGCAAAGACTAGAAATGACATATATCCTCACCCATAACAATTTTTTACTTGACCTTTTCATAAAACCAGATCTTTATTTCTGGTAGTTTATAAATGTCAAAAGTAAGATTCATTTACAATAGTAACAAAATAGAATACTTTTAGAAAAGATGTTGATTATGTTTGAGTTTGATGTTTTATTGTGtcaattttcactttaaaaaagaaaatgtcatgtAGATTCCTTCATGATATGCAACTCATCTGCATTAGCAATTAATTCTAACAGAAGCTGGACAAATATCACATTCTGTGTTTCATCCTAGGGGGATTTCTTCCCCTAAGATGATAGGTgagatatcattaaaaaaaaaaaaaaaagctagatgaGAGAGAATTAAATGCATAAGCttcaaaaaatagattaaaatagcaaagatttgggcttcccagttggctcag is drawn from Bos mutus isolate GX-2022 chromosome 7, NWIPB_WYAK_1.1, whole genome shotgun sequence and contains these coding sequences:
- the LOC102272231 gene encoding olfactory receptor 7G2 codes for the protein METRNQTDVSNFYLLGLTDDPELQLHIFLFLSMYLITLLGNLLIILAVSCDPHIHTPMYFFLSNLSFTDICMSTATIPKMLVNIQAQNQSITYSGCLTQMCFVMVFAFLENFLLTVMAYDRYVAICHPLRYSIIMNPQTCGLLIIFSLLLSILNALLLSLTALRLSFCKNLEIPHFFCELAQVVKLTCSDTHINDLLLYLVGSIFGVVPLSGIIFSYTQIVSSVLRMPSAGAKLKAFSTCGSHLSVVSLFYGTGFGVYISSILTGSSRKTAVASVMYIVVSQMMNPFIYSLRNRDMKGALRKLINGTSSFLWLCHLP